The following nucleotide sequence is from Drosophila takahashii strain IR98-3 E-12201 chromosome 3L, DtakHiC1v2, whole genome shotgun sequence.
TTGGACCTCAGAGCTGGCCAAGTCAAGGGCCGCAGCTCGCCTCATTGTCTGGCCACGATGCGATGGATGCTCATGGAACTGCCGAGGGAACAGCCCGCTAATTTCGCCTTTTCACAAAACCCCCTTTTCCCTTTATACCCCCTTTCGACTCCTCTGTCCACTGCTGCTCGTTTTGCATCTCCAAAGTTGCGATTTTGGGCCCAGCTTGTGTGGGTTGCGGCTCAGGCGAATTCCTGCGCCTTAGTTTCAACGTCTTTCAGCTGCTGGGAGGAGTTCATTGTGGAGAGGGTATGTAGGGTATATTAAGTGGAATTTTATTCAATACTTAGAATTGATATAATATAATTGAGATATTTGTAAAAGAAGTTAAGAGTTAATTTATCTTATTAGCTTAAtaactatttatatttatatcctggccataatataatatataaatattttttaaataataagaagTTATTAAGCTtattaactaaataaatatttgtattaatatCCTGGCCATGActtgtataatatttttttaaaataagtaaataaatatttccaaaaaacaattaatacatatttgaaaacagaaagagtttttaacaaatacttattcacaaataaatttctttgggTATAAAATGttcttcctttaaaaatactttattatttatttaattactcaATATTAAAGGGTAACCCCAAGTCGACTCCAACTGGTATTGCCCCACCATCGGAGAAGCTGAAATCGAATAGTGGGAGGCTCATGAAAAATTGAGCAAGTGCCGCACTTGCAATTTCAACAGCTCATCTGCCGCTGTGCAAAACAATTTCTTGGCCCAGCAGCATTTTTagccttattttatttttcagcttCAGACTTTGAGTTCAGGTTTCCTCTTGTTTGAAATAGTTCTGGATTTTAGTTCCCTGTTCATTTTCActctttgaatttttcaattgGCAAGTGCTTAGGCTTTAGTTTCCTTTCAACGCCTAAATAAGAAAAACGGAAATCCCAATGAGGAAAAAGCCACACTTTCCATTGtcggaaaaaaggaaaataattgcACCTTGATTGTATTTTCAGGTGTAAATTATGCATGAATGGAACTGGGCAAATGAAACTGAATAAAAACCTTAGCAGGAAAAGAAATTAAGGGGGATATTACAAGAGTTCCTGATTAGTTGGACTTTTATTTGGGAAGTGATTAAGGAACTCCGATTTACTGTGGAATTTAGGtattgttttaataaacaatacctttataatattttaacaaaaaaaatattctttccaAGGGATGTTTTCTTCTTTGTAAAATTCTTTCAATTTATCTCCAATGCTTTTCAATCTGCATTTGAATTAAGTTTtcttaatttcttttaatcCGATTATGAGGTTGACTTACAAGAACAATAAGTCATGccattgtttttgattttcttgacTTGAATTAGTAAATTGTATtgtaaatattcaatttcctttgttttttacTGCATATCGTTTTCCCCTCGTTTTGACCAACTCCGAAAATCGATTCAAATCAGTGGGAGTTTTCCTGTCAACGACAAAAACCTTCAATCAAATCGGAGTATGCCAAAAATGCGAGAGCCATGCATCGGGCAATTCAATTACAAAGCCCAGCAGGAGATGAATGAATCAGTCAGTCGCCTTCTCCTTCTGCCAAATATTTCCCTATCCCTATCCCATCCCCCTCCCCTCCTCCACTTGTCATGTCAATGACCAGGTaggaaggacgaaggactcaTCGCTCACCTGGCGACATGTCAATGGGAAATTCCGGGTAAATGGGGCGGAGACAAAGTTCGGAAGATAAAGCTCTTGCCATGAATATGCAGCTGATGTGCACTTGCACCCAGTATCCCAGAGAATCCAAAATCCCACCCAGTTTTTCCCGCCCTCTTTTTCCCAACCCACTTTAGCCTTAAGCTGCTCCTGCTACTCACTACTCCCTACTCACTTTCCTCAACACAGACGACAGTCTTTTGCACTCCTGCCCGTGCATTTTTCCATCGAGCAAAAACATTGAAAAGCGAGTCATAGATTTCCGTTTGTGCGCCACGGAAACAATGGCATTTTCATGTTGCACGTAAAACGAACCAAATAAAAGCAAGAAGAAGGAGAACAGATAGCACTGCCACACACACAATATAAACTTAAGTGCAATTCCATTTTTACCGATATTCCACTGCCACTGGCGCCTTTTTAAGTGAAGTGAACCAAACACAAATCACACAAATCGCAGCGATAATAGCAAAAGAGAACCCAAAGTGCCCCGAGGATATAATGTTAGATAGCTGAAATAAAACCAGCTGATCGACTGAGGAACGTTTCCGGTTCTGAAAGATTAGGGAAGTGACCTTTGTCCAGGttgggtataaatatgcaggGAATATTCTGGATAGGCACAGTTCAACTGAAATCCTCATCATGGTAAGTCCACCGGGAGAGGAAGAGAGTCTTTGGGTAGTACTTCAATTATTCCAACTTCTCCTCTAGAATACCCTACGACTTCTGGTTCTTCTTGGTCTTCTACTGGCCACTCAGGGAAGAGTCCTGGATCAGGACAAGACTCCTGAGATTGCCTCTTCACCCGAAGAAACTAAAAATGCGGAGGTGAAGCAGGAAACCCAACCAGAGCTACCGACCCAACAGTCTTCTGAGGCTATCAAACCCGTAGAATTAAAACAGGAACTCACCAATGAAGCACAACCCCAGGTGGATACCCAAGTTGTCCAGGAAAAAAAACCTGAGTTGGTTAACTCCATTGATGCCAAGGTGGATACTTCGGAAGTCATCAAACCAGAAGTTACCAAAGTAAACCAGGAACCTCAAGTCCAAGAAGTCCAACCCACTTCCAATGAGATAACTAAGGATCAGGAACTCcctaaaaaagaagaagaacccAAAGTCCAAGAAGTACAACCCACCTCCAATGAGATAACCAAGGATCAGGAACTCCCTAAAGAAGAAGTGATTCCCCAAAAGCATAATAACAAACAGGCTCGCGATAATAAGATCCAGTTGGTGTTTGAACAGCCGGGTCAAACTCAGAACCAATATCCCCAACTGACCATTCAAGATCTAGAGAAGATCTTCAAGTATCCCGGAGTGCAGGTGATCAATGGAACTCAGTCCTCCTCGAATCAGTATCAGAACCACTTCAACAAGTTCCAAGGTTCCTATCCCAAGGTGGAATATGTTTCCGTGGTGAACACCTCAGCGAATGCCAATGTGACCGAGCACGTGCACAACCACACTCACTACTATGTCAACCAGAAGAAGCCCGGATTTCCCTTCCCCTTCCTGCCCAATCCCTTCGAGAAACtggagcagcaacagcagcccaTTTATGTGAGCGTTAATCAGACTTCGAACTCCACCACGGGTAATGTGACCTATCACACCCACATTCACGAGGAGACCAAGCCATTCCCCTTCCTGCCCAATCCTTTTACTGACTTCCCCAAGGTCGTGGGTCTCAGCTTGGTGCTCCTACCGAATCCCTTCTATAAGAACCAGAATCAGAATACTGGATCCCAGGAAAATGTCACCTATGAATACTTTGGAAAATTCCGCGGATTTTCGGAGGAAACCCAGAAGgatcagcagaagcagcagcaacagcagcaatccCAGAAGCCCAATTTCTATCTGATTCCTAATCCCCTGGCCAATCAGGTTAACGCTGATGGTCAAAAGGGAGATGTCCTCTTCCCAGTAAACCTGGCTTCTCTTCCTCTTCTCGTTCCCGCTCCGGAATTCCAACAAGGAAAGGCTTCTGCTTCAGGAAGCATTAGTTTCCAGGATCTCATCAAGGCCACCAATGTCCATGTGAGTCAGCCCATTAAGCTGCAGGCCAACAATGGTCTTAGCCAACTTCAAAAGGAGCAGGCTGCCATCCAGCAGTTGATCCTCAGCCATCTCAGTGAGCAGCAGAAACTATTCGAGAAGCAATCTTTGGGCAGCGGAAAGAGTGTCCCGTCTGCTGAGCCAGTGGGAGTTGtcccggaggaggaggagagctCTGTCCTGTTTGCCGTGGAGATCCCAAAACCCATTTACCGCTTCTTCAAGGGCATCTTTGGAGGTTTCTCCAAGTGATAAGCCTTGAAAAGATTAAACTGACCGAAAGAACCAACTGAGAACTAAGGAAGAAACTAAGATAACGCATtagatttataaattttatattcttatattcattaaataaagtaaattgcATACCCAACTTATAAGAAATGGTTTTAGTTTATTCAAGTATAATATGATTCAAGttgatatataaatatttatagcattttatttattacttcaTCAGGAGTAAATTTAGTAACCATCTTATAAGGAATGGTTGacttaaagcattttattttaaatacctcATCAAAGAGTTTCTCCCAACTACTTTCCTCCCCAGAGTCTCTTAACCAACACAAAAATTCAATCTTCTCCCCACACATTAACAGACTTTCCCAACTTAATTCAAAGAAAACTCGTGCAAATATGATAAATGTGTGTATTTAGGAATCATTACCCGGGTATTCTATTCATGGAGCTCTGAGTTGGGAGTCAGAGGAAGAGGATGGGCTCACACATTCGTCATTGCATATTAGGTTACCAAGATAGATATAATCAAAATGTGAGAACAGATCTGcaagcacacacaaaaacgggGGCCATTATGCCagaaaatatatgtacttaTATGCCAACGAAATGCCTTCATGACTGCTCACCTTTTTCCAACCCTTCGGCTGCagtattttcatttcgttgcCATTTGGAGTCGAAGGATGCAAAGGATGCGAGGGATGCCCAGGATGCAGATGCTCCGCACAGACATTCGTACTCGAGCTACGTGCATCCCTCTGCCGTTTGCCATTTTAATGAATACATAATTAGTCTTTTTGCCAAGCTCTCTCAATCCACCCACTTCCACGGAAGGATGAGAATGGGGAactcatcctcctccttcgCATTCTCCTCGTCATGgcttcttttgcttttgctgatGCCACTGCAGCACCTGTTCAAATCATTTCTCATCTGAATTTAATGTCCATGCAGCAACACGTTCTAAatacacttaaaataaatgtttatcactgcaattaaattataattttaaataaatatttagattttcactaaaactttaaaaattgtcctTCCAAATGACTAATCTTTTTTAGttgatttcttaaaatatcatcgatgccaatttaaagcaatttaGATACCTCAATTTTTGACtttagcagaaaaaaaaaacattttcaaggtgtctaaaagtatgcaataatattttttgatcccTAGAATCCCCTTTATTCTGTTCTATAAACGAAATGTTTTTACTTCCTACTTTCAAACacccttaaaataatttcaaaagagtctatttaaattgaaatgtttttttttccaaaatgttttatgaaacaaaaatctatttcCAAAAATCTTATTATTGACTTCTTCCAGTGCATCCTGCATGTGGTTCATTTCATACTTTCATGCAATATTGAGATAATGTTTGCTCCTGTCCAGGTCCATCTCCTTTGCACAGAAAGcaagagcgagcgagagagagcagATAATGGGGGACAGAGATGGCAGCAGATAATTGCCAGGATTACGCTGGCTCATAAAGTTTTCCCGGGCATTTGCAATTGTGTTTGCATTTCTCTTCAATACCAGTGGATTCACCAATGTTTTTGCGAGGAAAAGGGAGGGGAAAGCAGAGGAAATTGCTGTTTGCTGATAtcgtttatttaatatttaattgaatccAGGCCGAGTCGATTTTTTCCATTAACAAACTCAGTTAAAACCCATGACCAATTCCCATCTGCGATAGTGGACAATGCGAGTCCTTTGCGGGATATTAGTGCCGGCTTATCGGTTCGCTTTGGCTGCGCAAATTGCAGatgaaatttacaaaagtaCCTGAAACCAAACCGCATTCGAATAAATTCCCAACGATTGGTATCTGTGTTAGCAGGTTTTGTACGTGCCACAGACCGCAAAAACCACTGAATCAtcctacattttaaaaatgtattatgcaATATTCGAGCAGCCCCTTTAAACcgaatatatattgaaaataaaacaaaattaataacttctaGTTAAAGTTGTAAGCCGCATCCTTTGCAGCGGCCTTTGGGGGCCCCGGTTTATTACTCAAAGGAATTGGATGGGGCCCAGGCCCAAAGTAGCAGCGGATGCCCATAAATATATCATGAAATCAAAAACTTTGCCACAACTTCTACTTCTGGTTGGCTGGCGCTTCTTTTTGATTGGTGGCAAGACCCCCGCCTACTATAgttacactgagaaaaataggCGTTACTTAAGATCTTATTGATCTAACCttaatattgttaaacaaTACAATTGAAAGGGAAGAAATAATTTtacccaataaaaataataatgaaatgatacatttttttttagattttcgaattacattttttgaagttacaattaaattatccttaatttttacaaaacgtGTTCAAGGCAATAAATGAAGGATTTATATATTCGTAttattattgggtttttaatggaaaacgctaaggaaatttaaataaatattataaaaaacaagactCTCTAAATTGACGTGTCTTAAGTTTTAAGTCCCTAAATCTTGTTGTGACTTGTGATTTTCTATCTTCTGATAAGCTTAGTCTTAATTCTATCAGTTAAAAAAAGCAgggattatattttttatatgtttaattttatattttccccGGTGCACCACCCATTTGACCTCCCTAAGCCTGCGTGTAAACGTGTGGGGCAAAGTGCTGGCCACACGAACAACAAAAAGAGCAGGAGGAGAAGCAGAGGCTCCTGTTCGCTTAAAGGAGCAGAGTAAtgcgtttccgtttccggccCGGCTCCTTGCCATCCAGAATCCAGATCCTCTGTCCTTTTCTGCGGGTTCCTTCTCCTTgtccctgctgctgctgccagtcAATTCAATAAAACTTGTgtccatttcatttaaaattctctGTTCTATCTCCAAGCTCCTGACTGCTCCTTTTGCTCCTGCCTCGCAAATTAATGGTGTTAAAATTAGTGCCTCAGACGAAGTGGCCGCATCCTTGCCACTGAGCTCAGAAACTTTGCCAGCTCAGCTGCCCCTTCCACCTGACACCCTcttctatttatttagttgTCACTCTGTGGAAATTATGCCGCCTAGTCAGGCTGTTTTTGCTCCTGCGACACGTGTAACTGGAGTCCTTTTCTCCCTTTCCTGCCAAAAAACTTTTCCACCTTAAAGTTTATACTTTGGACCaacttttttctaacttttctcCTTCACTCCCTGTACTTTCAGGTGCGATTCACATTCAGGAGCGTCGTTTTTTTGGCATCCTCCGGTCGGCGAAAAGAAAGGACGACGGTAAGTGGCCGGGTGTTGAAGAAATTAAGCCCCAGAATGGAAAACCGAATATTTCCCTAATGAAACCAATTAAGCAAACAgccaaatggccaaaaattgTGGACgggtaaaaatgaaaaatcaaaGGCTAGACGATGGGTAAACAAGGTAGAGAAAGGGTGAAAGTGGTGAAAGGGACGGTGAAAGGATTGCCTCAATTACGAAATGAACACACAGGGGAAAAGCACGTCAATCGATGATGGGACTTTGCAAGCTTAAATGTCCGGCGGATGATTGAAAAGCAGCTTAACTCAGTTTGAAAGTGTGGGTTTATAAAGTGGGAAGTAGgggaaaataattataacattattgctatattattataatcaaaatacattttttagaatttttaaaacacttcaaaaaaattataaaaataaaagaagatgAAACTTTCATAAAACAAGCATTGTTATTGTTAGTACATTTAttgaagcttaaaaaaaataacacttatttattatataaaaaatataatttttccgGTTTTTTTGTATCAAAATTGAgtgaaattttataaaaataggaATAGAAGCTGTCATAAAAatcccttgttttttttgctagTACATGAGCTTGCAACACACTTGTACAAATAGAGATTGAGGGTTTTTCCAGGCTGCGCAAAAGCCATTTGCTAAAatcaatacatttatttagacCGCAGGCTGTGGAGAGTGAAAAGCAAGCAAATCAAATGCCGGG
It contains:
- the LOC108055144 gene encoding probable basic-leucine zipper transcription factor R yields the protein MNTLRLLVLLGLLLATQGRVLDQDKTPEIASSPEETKNAEVKQETQPELPTQQSSEAIKPVELKQELTNEAQPQVDTQVVQEKKPELVNSIDAKVDTSEVIKPEVTKVNQEPQVQEVQPTSNEITKDQELPKKEEEPKVQEVQPTSNEITKDQELPKEEVIPQKHNNKQARDNKIQLVFEQPGQTQNQYPQLTIQDLEKIFKYPGVQVINGTQSSSNQYQNHFNKFQGSYPKVEYVSVVNTSANANVTEHVHNHTHYYVNQKKPGFPFPFLPNPFEKLEQQQQPIYVSVNQTSNSTTGNVTYHTHIHEETKPFPFLPNPFTDFPKVVGLSLVLLPNPFYKNQNQNTGSQENVTYEYFGKFRGFSEETQKDQQKQQQQQQSQKPNFYLIPNPLANQVNADGQKGDVLFPVNLASLPLLVPAPEFQQGKASASGSISFQDLIKATNVHVSQPIKLQANNGLSQLQKEQAAIQQLILSHLSEQQKLFEKQSLGSGKSVPSAEPVGVVPEEEESSVLFAVEIPKPIYRFFKGIFGGFSK